Genomic DNA from Comamonas resistens:
ATATTGGGAATGCGCAAGCCCGGCTCGGGACTGAGCTTCACGCCCCAGGCGCCCTCAAACTCGGCTCTGGTGATGCTGTCCGAGATATGGCGATAACCGGGCAGCTCATGCGGAAAGCTGCCCATGTCGCAGGAGCCCTGGACATTGTTCTGCCCGCGCAAGGGATTCACGCCCACGCCTTCGCGCCCCACATTGCCTGTGGCCATGGCCAGATTGGCAATGCCCATGACCATGGTCGAGCCCTGCGCATGTTCGGTCACGCCCAGGCCGTAGTAGATGGCGGAGTTGACCTGCCTTCCCTGCGGATGGTCCGCACTGCCCAATGCATACAGCCGCGCCGCGCCGCGTACCAGTTCGGGAGCCACGCCGGTGATGTCGGCCGTGGCCTCGGGCGAGTTCTCCGGCCTGGCGACGAACTCCTTCCATTGCGCAAAGGACTTGGCATCGCAGCGCTCGTCGATATAGGCATCGGCCAGCCAGCCCTCGGTGACGATCACATGGGCCAGCGCCGTGATCATGGCCACATTGGTGCCGGGCCTCAGCTGCAGGTGGTAGTCGGCCTTGACATGGGGCGAGCTGACGAGCTCGATCTCGCGCGGGTCGATCACGATCAGGCCGGCGCCGGCACGCCGGGCGTCGCCACGCAGGCGCTTTTTCATGCGCGAGCCGAACACCGGATGCGCCGCCGTGGGATTGGCTCCTATCACCATGATCACATCGGAGTGCTCGACCGACTTGAAGGTCTGCGTGCCTGCCGACGTGCCATAGGTCTGACCCAGACCATAGCCCGTGGGCGAGTGACAGACGCGCGCGCAGGTATCGACATTGTTGTTGCCGAAGGCGGCGCGGATCAGCTTCTGCACCAGATAGGTTTCCTCGTTGGTGCAGCGCGACGAGGTGATACCGCCAATCGAGTCCCTGCCGTGCTTGGCCTGGATGCGGCGGAATTCGCTGGCCGCATGGGCTATCGCCTCCTCCCAGCTCACTTCGCGCCAGGGGTCGGTGATCTTCGCGCGGATCATGGGTTGGGTGATGCGGTCCTTGTGCGTGGCATAGCCCCAGGCAAAACGCCCCTTGACGCAGGCATGACCTTCGTTGGCCTTGCCGTCCTTCCAGGGCACCATGCGCACCACCTGCTCGCCCTTCATCTCGGCCTTGAAGCCGCAGCCCACGCCACAGTAGGCGCAGGTGGTGATCTCGCTATGCTCGCTCTGGCCCAGCTCGACCACGGTCTTTTCCTGCAGCGTGGCCGTAGGACAGGCCTGCACGCAGGCGCCGCAGCTCACGCAGTCGCTGGCCATAAAGCCGTCGCCCTGGCCTGCTGTGATGCGAGACTCGAAACCACGTCCACTGATCGTCAGCGCAAACGTGCCCTGCGTTTCCTCGCAAGCGCGCACGCAGCGATTGCAGACAATGCACTTGCTGGGGTCATAGTTGAAATAGGGATTGGAGGTATCGACCTCGGCCCTGTCTTCGCCCTTGAAGTGGTTGGCGCCATCCATGCCATAGCGCACCTCGCGCAGGCCAACCACTCCTGCCATGTCCTGCAACTCGCAGTCGCCGTTGGACGAACAGGTCAGGCAATCGAGCGGGTGGTCGGAGATATAGAGCTCCATCACGCCCTTGCGCAGCTCCTGCAGCTGCGGGCTCTGGGTGCGCACCTTCATGCCCGCTTCGGCGGGTGTGGTGCAGGACGCAGGAAAGCCCTTGCGCCCCTCGATCTGCACCAGACACAGCCGGCAGGAACCAAAGGGCTCCAGCGAATCCGTGGCACAGAGCTTGGGCACCTTGATGCCGCCATCGACGGCGGCGCGCATCAGCGATGTACCCTTGGGCACGGTGACCTCGCGGCCGTCGATATGCAGCGTGACAAGCTCTTCGGACAGGCTGACAGGTGTTCCGAAATCGGTGTTCTTCAAATGTTCGAGCATGGTCTGGGCCTCCTCAGACAGGGGTCACGGTCTGTGCGGAATCGATACCGAAGTCCTGCGGATAGTGGCGCAATGCCGAGCGCACGGGGTATGGCGTCATGCCGCCCATGGCGCAGAGGCTGCCGCCTTCCATGGTGTCGCACAGGCTCTCCAGCAGCGCCACATTGGCGGCATGGGCCGCGCCGGTGTTGGTGGTGATGCGGTCAATGACTTCCACGCCGCGCGTGGAGCCTATGCGGCAAGGCGTGCATTTGCCGCAGGATTCGATGGCGCAGAACTCCATGGCATAGCGTGCCAGCTGTGCCATGTCGGCGCTGTCGTCATGCACGACCAGCCCGCCATGGCCCACCACATTGCCCTTGGCTGCATAGGCTTCATAGTCCAGCGGATCATCCCAGTCACCGGGCGCCACATAGCTGCCCAGCGGGCCGCCCACCTGAATGGCCTTGACGGGTCGCCCCGTGGCCGTGCCGCCGCCAAAGTCCTCGACCAGCTCGCGCAGCGAAAGACCGAAGGCTTTTTCCACCAGCCCGCCGCGCGCGATATTGCCGGCCAGCTGGAACGGCAGCGTGCCGCGCGAGCGACCCATGCCATAGCCCTGATAGAAGGCTGCTCCCCTTGCCATGATGATGGGCACAGTCGCCAGCGTGATCACATTGTTGATGACCGTGGGCTTGCCGAACAGACCTTCGATCGCGGGCAACGGCGGCTTGGCACGCACAATGCCGCGCTTGCCTTCGATGCTCTCCAGCATCGCGGTTTCCTCGCCGCAGACATAGCTGCCTGCGCCCACGCGTACCTGCAGCGCAAACGCCTTGCCGCTGCCCGCCACATTGCGGCCCAGCCAGCCGGCAGCCGTGGCACGGGCAATGGCCTCGTTCAGCGTGGCGATGGCATGCGGATACTCGCTGCGCACATAGATATAGCCCTGAGTCGCACCCACGGCCAGACCAGCGATCGTCATGCCCTCGATCAGGCAGAACGGATCACCCTCCATGAGCAGACGGTCGGCAAACGTGCCCGAATCGCCTTCGTCGGCATTGCAGGCAATGTACTTCTGCGTCCCTTTGGCGGCAGCCACAGTCTTCCATTTGATGCCCGCAGGAAACGCGGCGCCGCCACGCCCGCGCAGACCCGAGTCCAGCACCTGCTGCACCACGGCCTCGGGAGCCATCGCAGCAGCAGCTTTCAGACCTTGCCAGCCGCCATGCGCCTCATAGTCCCGCAGGCTCAGCGGAGCGATGAGGCCCACGCGCGCAAACGTCAGGCGCTCCTGACGGGCCAGATAAGGGATTTGTTCGGTCAACCCATGGCATAGCGCATGGGGCCGGCCCTGCAGCATGCCGGCGTCCAGCAGACCAGCAACGTCGGCCGCCTGAACCGGGCCGTAGGCCACACGGCCCTGTGCAGTCTCGACTTCGACCAGGGTCTCCAGCCACAGCAAGCCGCGCGAGCCATTGCGCACCAGCTCCACGGCCAGGCCTCGCGCCTCGCATTCGCGCTGCAGCGCCTCGGCCACCGCATCCGCGCCCACGGCCAGGGCTGCGGCATCGCGCGGCACATAGATGCGCGTGGCAGCCACTGCTTCATTTTTGATAGCTTCTTGCGCTTTATCTTCCTTGGTTTCGGGCTGTTTTTGCTGAATTTCCTCCAGCAGGGTATCGAGCCGGTCCGCAGTCATCTGCGCATGGACTTCGCTCTCGTCGACCATCACGGCCGGCGACTGGGCGCACAGCCCCAGGCAGTAGACAGGCTCCAGCGTCACGCTGCCATCGGCGCTCGTGCCATGGGCCTGGCAGCCCAGCGCCGCCTGTGCATGGGCGAACAGTGCATCGCCGCCACGCGATTGGCAGGCTTCGGCCCGGCAGATCTGGATCAGCGTCCTGCCGTGCGGCTGCTCGCGCAGATGCGGGTAATAGCTGACAACACCATGGACCTCGGCACGCGAAAGATTCAGGGCCTCGGCAATGGCGGGCACGGCAGCACGCGGGATAAAGCCCAGTGCATTCTGCAGAGAGTGAAGCAGCGGCAGCAGGCCGCCGGGCTCCTGGCCAAAGCGGGCCAGACAGTGCGTCAGAGCGTCCTGCTGTTCGGGGCTAAGCAGCAGCGGCGCAGGCTCCTGCGGCTGGGCAATAGGGTGATGGGGCATGGAGCGACCTTGTTATGAGGGCACACCAGCGCCCTTTGTCTCATGCCGTATTTCAGCCCCGGCCGTATCTCAGGTCAAATTCTTTGAATTGATGACGCGATTCAAATTGCAAATCAGCGCACGGCCCCGGCAAAGCTCGCACATTGCTGGCGCCAGGCCTGGGACTGCATGAGCACCTGCGCGGCCTGCTGCGCGCGGGTCGCCTGCTCCTGCGAAGGGGTCAGGAAAGCGATGGCCGTCTGCACCTTGGGCGCAATCAGAGGACGCACCGATATCCGGGCCGACTCGGGTAGCGTCGCCACCAGCGCACCGGGCAGCACGCTGTGCAGACCGCCTTCGGTCACGGCCAGCATCAGGCTCAGCACGGAATTGGTCTCCATGGCCGCACTGACTTCGCAGCCTGCTGCCATGAAGCTCTGGTCCACAATCAGCCGGTTATGCATGTCCGGCGTCAAAAGGCATAGCGGCAGCCTGGCTGCCTGAGCCCATTTCACAGGCTTCTGGCTCTGCTCCTCAGCCGCAGGACTAAGCAGAAAATAATGCTCCTGATACTGCGGCCAGACAGTGATGCGGGCGCTGCGCGCCGTGCGGCTGCCCGACTCCAGCCTTTCGCTGTAGCCCAGGGCCAGATCCAGCGTGAGGTCTTCGAGTCCGGTCTCGATCTCCAGCGAACTCATGGAAAGCACCATGGGCGTGATACCCGGGTGCTGAACACGCAGCAGCGCGGCAAAGCGCGTCAGCATGGGAATCGCAGTAGGCACGGCAGCCATGCGCAACTGCCCTTTGAGTTGGCCCGCAGCGGCGCTCAGATCCTGTCTCAGCGCCTCCTCGGCCCTGAGCATGGACAGCGCCGTGGCCAGCACCTGCTCGCCCTCGGGAGTCAGCCCGCCAAACACGCGGCCGCGCCTGACGATGACGGCACCGAACTCGTCCTCCAGCGCCTTGAGCGCATTGGACAGTGCAGGCTGCGTGATATGGCAGGCCTGCGCTGCCCTCGCGAAATGGCGGTGCTCGTTGAGCGCCACCAGATAACGCATGGAGGTCAGAAGGTTCATCAGGTATTGCTGCTGACCGTGATCGTGGGGAACTTGCTGGAGAAGTCCTTGGCCTTGAGGGCCACCTTCACCGCCAGATCGCGGGCGACCTTTTTGTAGACCTGGGCGGCTTCGCTCTCGGGCTCGGCCACCACCGTGGGCTTGCCGCTGTCGGCCTGTAGACGGATCTGCAGCGACAGGGGCAAAGCGCCCAGATAGTCGATGTTCTGCTCGCCTGCCATCTTCTTGCCGCCGTCGGCGCCAAAGATATGCTCGACATGGCCACAGTTGGTGCAGACATGAGCGGCCATGTTCTCGACCAGGCCAAGGATGGGCACGCCCACCTTCTCGAACATCTGAATGCCCTTCTTGGCATCGATCAGTGCGATGTCCTGGGGTGTGGTCACCACAACGGCACCCGTCATGGGCACGCGCTGGGACAGCGTCAGCTGGATGTCGCCGGTTCCGGGAGGCATGTCGACCAGCAGATAGTCCAGATCCTTCCAGTTGGTCTGGCGCAGCATCTGCTCCAGCGCCTGGGTGGCCATGGGGCCGCGCCAGATCATGGCCTGATCATTGTTGACCAGCAGGCCGATGGACATGACCTGCACGCCGTAGTTCTCCAGCGGCTCCATGGTCTTGCCATCATGGCTTTCGGGCTTGCCCGAAACGCCCATCATCATGGGCTGGCTGGGACCGTAGATGTCTGCGTCCAGAATGCCCACGCGCGCGCCCTCGGCAGCCAGCGCCAGCGCCAGGTTGGCCGTGGTCGTGCTCTTGCCCACGCCGCCCTTGCCCGACGAGATGGCGATGATATTCTTCACCCCGGGCAGCAGTTGCACGCCGCGCTGCACCGCATGCGAGGCCACCTTGGTGCTCACATTGACCGAGACATTGCCCACGCCAGCCACGCTTTTGGCAGCAGCGATGAACTGGCTGCGCAGCGCGGGGATCAGGCTCTGGGCCGGATAGCCCATTTCCACGTCAAACGAGACGTCATCGCCCGTGATCTGCAGATTGCGCAGGGCGCGAGTGCTCACAAAGTCCTTGCCCGTGTGCGGGTCGAGCACGCTAGCTAGCGCTGTCGATAGCGCTTGTTCTGTAACAGCCATTGAATCCAGTTTCCAGAGGGTTCTTAGATGCCGGATAGTCTATCGAAGCCGTCCAACCCCTGTGCACAGGTGACAATGCGGCCCACTTTCCCTAGAACCGCTTCCCTAGATTTTTGAGAGACAGCCCCGTGAAACTGAAGATGGCAGAAAACTCCCTGTTCGCAATCCTGATGCGCTCGCGCTGGTGGATCAGCTTTGCGATCTGCGCCGCCGTGGTGCTGGTCTCCCTGGCCGTATTCCCCAAGGACATCTCGCCTTTTGCAGCCCTCGGTGCTTTTCCTTTCTTCATCGTGGGCTGCATGGCGCTCTACAAACAGATGCGCGCGCCCAGCCCTGCCAGGCTGCAGGCACTGCAGGAGCAGGCCAGCCAGCAAAGCTGGGCCGACTTCAGCGCGCAGCTGCAAGCCGCCTGGCAGGCCGAAGGCTATGAGGTGCAACGCCTGAACCAGCCCGGTGCCGATCTGAAGCTGGCGCGCAACGGCCAGAGCTGCGTGGTCAGCGCCCGCCGCTGGAAAGCCGCCGCCCATGGCCAGGAGCCCCTGCGCGAGCTGCTGGCCGCCCGCGCCCAGCAACAGGCAGACCAGGCCATTTATGTCGCCATGCAAGCCCTGGGTGAAAACACCGCCGCCTGGGCCACCAAAAATGAAATCATCGTGCTGGACGCCAAGGGCGTAGCCCTGCTGCTGAGCAAGGCAGCCAAACAGGCCTGACCTCCGTTCCACTGCCGACGCCCCGATGCCGCAATGCGGCACCGATGGGGCACACTGGGGCCATGGCGGCAGAGCAGTTTTCCCCCACCCTTCCCCCCAGGTTCACGGATATTGCGCAAAGCAATACGGTCGGCCCTGCGTCCAATATTGCCCAGACCGGGTTGCTGCTCAGCGGCGGCGGTGCCCGGGCCGCCTACCAGGTCGGCGTGCTCGAAGCGATTGCCGAGATACGCCGCCACTGCGGCCTCAAACACGGCCCCAATCCCTTCCCCATCCTCGCCGGTACATCGGCAGGCGCCATCAATGTCGCAGCCCTTGCCTGCCGTTGCGACCAGTTCGACCAGGCCGTGCACCTGATGGCGCGCATCTGGCGCAATATGCATACCGAGCAGATCTACCGGGCCGACTCGCTGAGCATGCTGCGCAGCGGCACGCGCTGGCTGACCCTGCTCTCGCTGGGCTGGGCCATGGCTCGCTGGCGCCGGCTGCACCCCCGCTCGCTGCTGGACAACCGCCCGCTGGCAGAGCTTTTGCGCAGCGAGCTGATGCCGTTCGAGCGTCTGCCGGATCTCATCGCCAGCGGCCATCTGCAGGCACTGGCCATCACGGCATCGAGCTACAGCAGCGGCCAGCACATCACTTTTTTCCAGAACCACCAGATTCTCAGCCCCTGGGTGCGCGACCAGCGACGAGCCATACAGACCCCGCTGACGCATGAGCACCTGCTGGCCTCGGCAGCCCTGCCGTTCATCTTTCCCGCCATTCCGCTGCCCCTGGAAGGGCATATCGAATACTTCGGCGATGGCTCCATGCGCCAGACCGCACCTCTGGCACCGCCCATCCACATGGGTGCCACCAAGCTGCTGGTCGTGGGAGCCGGCCGGCGCCATGAGCCCCCTGCCGCACGGCCGCTGCCCGATGCGCGCTACCCCTCGCTGGCCCAGGTCGCAGGCCATGCGCTATCGAGCATTTTTCTGGACACCTTGGCCGTGGACATCGAACGCGCCGAGCGTATCAACCACACGCTGTCGCTGATCTCCCCTGCCGAGCGGATTCGCAGCCATCTGCGCCCGCTGGAGCTTTTGACCATCACGCCATCCGAGCGCATCGACGATATCGCCACCCGCCATATCGACCGCCTGCCTCGCTCGGTACGTGTGCTGCTGGGCACGCTGGGCGTGCGCGTGGACGATGGCGAGGCCCTGCGCGATGGCGCACTGGCCAGCTATCTGCTGTTCGAGCAGAGCTATTCCCGCGAGCTGATGGCCCTGGGCCGCAAGGACACCTTGGCGCGGCAGGAAGAAATCCGCCGCTTCATGGGCTGGCCCGATCCTGTCTCGCACGCGCACAGCGAATCCCAAGGGCTGGAGCAGATGGCCGGGCCGTAAGCACTTTGTTTCAATTCCACCCTCTGGTGCTCCCTCACTGTAATTCCTGCGCCCGCCCAAACCCGCGGCTCTCGATCGCTCAAGCTCTCTCTCATTCTTCCTTTTGTCGCGCTGATCGCCCTGCTGACCTCGGCACTGGGCATGCTTTGATACTGGACCGGCAGCAGGACCGTGGAGTCGCTGTCCGAGTAGGTCATGGAAGAAAAAGCCGAGCGCATCGCCCAATCACGCCCGGCAGCAACCTCTGAGCTCGCTGCAAGGCGTGCCTGCGGGCGAACAGGTGAGCGTCAGCGCCCCAGTCAGCCAAGCACTGTTCCCGCGCGATGCACAGGATGCGCAAACACTGCTCAAGATGGCCGACCAGGACATGTACCGCAACAAAGGGCCTTCCGCGCGCTGACAGCGATGCCGGCAATCAACGGTCGGCAATCTGGAGCCGGGCCAGGCTGGCAGCCTGCTCGGCATACCATCGGTCGGCACCCGCCCGGCCTTCGGCCTGTGCGCGCTGCAGGTATTCGGGCGCCAGATTCCGCACCCCGGCGCCTACAGCCGCCCCCATCTCGCGCGCCCAGGCCGTTGCACGGGCCTGCCCCTGGGTCCGCTCGATACGCTGGATCTCAGGCTCCAGTACTGCAAAGCTTGCATCTTCAGCGCGCTGACGCGCTGCAGCGGGCACCTTGCCGATCTGCGCCTCGCCCATGCCCGGTCCCTGGTGCCCGCTGGCATGGCGCTCGGCAATCTGGCGCACCTGGCCCAGGTACCACTGGTCGGCGCTATTGCGGTCACCCGCATCCCAGCGGCGGAAGAACTCGGGCGTCAGCGCCGCCATCTGCCTGGCAATGTCGCCTGCCGCCGTATTCAGCCACTGCGCGGCCGGCCCCCTTCCCTGGCTGCGCTGGCGCTGGGCGTATTCGGTCTTGAGCGTGTTCATGACCACCTTCTTGGCTTCTCCCGCCGTCCAGTCCGGAAGTTTGCCGTCAAAGCGCTCGCTCTCGCTCGCCGTGATCCGACCGCCGCATCCCTGGAGGTCTCGGTTGGCCTGGTAGCAGATGCCGTTGCGCGCATCCCGGCTACGGGTGTTGTCGATCTGCGACTGGTTGATGTTGTACCAGGCGTTGGAAGTCAGCGTGGCCTGCATCATCTGCTGCGCACATTCAAGGCATTGGGCCTGGGCCAGGATGGGCACGACCGCGCCGGATGCAAGCAGCAGGGTCGCGGTGCGCTGGAGGAATTTCATCATGGTGCGTCTCCCTGGCTCCGGCTTGTTCAGCGATGCCGGCCATTGTCCAAGCCCGGCCCCGCCGGCAGCAAGCAGACCCAGGTGTCCGGACGTAACAGCCACAAAGTGTTGAGCGAAGCAGTTTCGGCCAACTCCAAACGCACAGTCTTCCATCTATTTTTAATAGCTGCTTGCGCTCGTCCAGCCCGGACTTTCAATGTAAAACCATCTGAAATTCAGAGCTGCCAAGCGCAGACAGCTCACTTTTTCAGAAAACACTGACGCCCTGCTTTATGGCCCCTGCCACAACCCTGCTTCCAGCGCGGCCCGAGCATGGCGCCAATCCCCCGTCCGGCTCCGCCTCTGCCGTAAACGCCTAGAATTGCCCGTCGCGCGGCTGCCTGCGCGTTATCCCGTGATCAGAAAGTTCCGCAACTCTATGTCTCAACGAAAGCTCTTCGTCACCACCGCCCTGCCGTACGCCAACGGCAACTTCCACATCGGCCACATCATGGAATACATCCAGGCCGACACCTGGGTGCGTGCGCAGCGAATGCAGGGCAACGCGGTCAACTTCGTCGGTGCCGACGACGCCCACGGCGCACCCATCATGATTGCCGCCGAAAAGGCCGGCAAGACGCCCCAGCAGTTCGTGGCCGACATCGCCGCCGGCCGCAAGCAGTACCTGGACGGCTTCCATATCGCCTTCGACAACTGGAGCAATACCGACAGCGCCGAAAACCACGAGCTGTCCAAGCAGATCTATCTGGACCTGAAAAAGGCCGGCTTCATCGAGTCCCGCACCATCGAGCAGTTCTTCGACCCCGAGAAGAACATGTTCCTGCCCGACCGCTTCATCAAGGGCGAATGCCCGCGCTGCCACGCCAAGGACCAGTACGGCGACAACTGCGAAGTCTGCAGCTCGGTCTATGCGCCCACCGACCTCATCAACCCGTTCTCGGCCCTGTCGGGCGCCACGCCGGTGATGAAGTCGTCCGAGCATTTCTTCTTCAAGCTCTCGGACCCGCGTGCCGTGGAGTTCCTGACCGAGTGGACGCAGAATGGCAAGCATGTGCAGCCCGAAGTCGCGGCCAAGATCAAGGAATGGTTCGGCGTGCGCACCAACCCCGACGGCTCAACCAGCGAAGGCCTGGACGACTGGGACATCAGCCGCGACGCGCCTTACTTCGGCATCGAGATCCCCGACGCTCCAGGCAAGTACTTCTATGTCTGGCTGGATGCGCCCGTGGGCTATCTGGCATCGCTCAAGGAACTGCTCAACAAGCGCGGCGAGGACTACAACGCCTATATGGCCGACCCCGACCTGGAGCAGTACCACTTCATCGGCAAGGACATCATCACCTTCCACACGCTGTTCTGGCCCGCGATGCTGAAGTTCAGCGGCCGCAAGACGCCGACCAGGATCTGCGTGCATGGCTTCATGACCGTGAACAACGGCGAGAAGATGAGCAAGAGCCGCGGCACCGGCCTCGATCCGCTCAAGTACCTGTCGCTCAAGATGAACCCCGAGTGGCTGCGCTACTACCTGGGCGCCAAGCTCAACGGCAAGAACGAAGACATCGACTTCAATCCCGAAGACTTCATGCTGCGCGTGAACTCCGACCTGATCGGCAAGTACGTGAACATCGCCTCGCGCGCTGCAGGCTTCATCAGCAAGCGCTTTGACGGCAAGCTGGGTGTGGTCAGTGAAGACGGCCAGACCCTGCTGGCCGCGCTGCGCGAGCAGCAAACCGCCATCGTCGCCGCCTACGAGGCCCGCGACACGGCCCGTGCCGCGCGCGAGATCATGCTGCTGTGCGACAAGGTCAACAGCTATGTGGACGCCAACAAGCCCTGGGAACTGGCCAAGAAGGAAGGCATGGAGCAGCGCCTGCACGATGTCTGCAGCACCTGCATCGAAGCCTTCCGCATTCTGACCATTTACCTCAAGCCCATCCTGCCGGGCGTGGCCGCCGAAGTGGCCAACTTCCTGATCGTGCCCCCTGAAAGCTTTGGCGATGTGGCCCAGCCTCTGGGCCAGGGCCACCAGATCGGTGAATACAAGCACCTGATGCAGCGCGTGGACCCCAAGCAGCTCGAAGCCCTGTTTGAAGCCCCTACTGGCCAGACTGCTGCTGCCGAACCCGCCAAGCCCGAGAAGAAGGCTGCCAAGAAGGCCGAGCCCGTGATCGACCCCAATGCCCCCGGCGGCGAGCCGCTGGCCGAGACCATCAGCATCGACGACTTTGCCAAGGTCGATCTGCGCATTGCCAGGATTCTGGAATGCAAGAGCGTTGAAGGCTCGACCAAGCTGCTGCAGCTGACGCTGGATGTGGGCGAGAAGGACGAAAACGGCCAGCCCAGGACCCGCAATGTGTTCAGCGGCA
This window encodes:
- the apbC gene encoding iron-sulfur cluster carrier protein ApbC, producing the protein MAVTEQALSTALASVLDPHTGKDFVSTRALRNLQITGDDVSFDVEMGYPAQSLIPALRSQFIAAAKSVAGVGNVSVNVSTKVASHAVQRGVQLLPGVKNIIAISSGKGGVGKSTTTANLALALAAEGARVGILDADIYGPSQPMMMGVSGKPESHDGKTMEPLENYGVQVMSIGLLVNNDQAMIWRGPMATQALEQMLRQTNWKDLDYLLVDMPPGTGDIQLTLSQRVPMTGAVVVTTPQDIALIDAKKGIQMFEKVGVPILGLVENMAAHVCTNCGHVEHIFGADGGKKMAGEQNIDYLGALPLSLQIRLQADSGKPTVVAEPESEAAQVYKKVARDLAVKVALKAKDFSSKFPTITVSSNT
- a CDS encoding restriction endonuclease; its protein translation is MAENSLFAILMRSRWWISFAICAAVVLVSLAVFPKDISPFAALGAFPFFIVGCMALYKQMRAPSPARLQALQEQASQQSWADFSAQLQAAWQAEGYEVQRLNQPGADLKLARNGQSCVVSARRWKAAAHGQEPLRELLAARAQQQADQAIYVAMQALGENTAAWATKNEIIVLDAKGVALLLSKAAKQA
- a CDS encoding formate dehydrogenase subunit gamma codes for the protein MPHHPIAQPQEPAPLLLSPEQQDALTHCLARFGQEPGGLLPLLHSLQNALGFIPRAAVPAIAEALNLSRAEVHGVVSYYPHLREQPHGRTLIQICRAEACQSRGGDALFAHAQAALGCQAHGTSADGSVTLEPVYCLGLCAQSPAVMVDESEVHAQMTADRLDTLLEEIQQKQPETKEDKAQEAIKNEAVAATRIYVPRDAAALAVGADAVAEALQRECEARGLAVELVRNGSRGLLWLETLVEVETAQGRVAYGPVQAADVAGLLDAGMLQGRPHALCHGLTEQIPYLARQERLTFARVGLIAPLSLRDYEAHGGWQGLKAAAAMAPEAVVQQVLDSGLRGRGGAAFPAGIKWKTVAAAKGTQKYIACNADEGDSGTFADRLLMEGDPFCLIEGMTIAGLAVGATQGYIYVRSEYPHAIATLNEAIARATAAGWLGRNVAGSGKAFALQVRVGAGSYVCGEETAMLESIEGKRGIVRAKPPLPAIEGLFGKPTVINNVITLATVPIIMARGAAFYQGYGMGRSRGTLPFQLAGNIARGGLVEKAFGLSLRELVEDFGGGTATGRPVKAIQVGGPLGSYVAPGDWDDPLDYEAYAAKGNVVGHGGLVVHDDSADMAQLARYAMEFCAIESCGKCTPCRIGSTRGVEVIDRITTNTGAAHAANVALLESLCDTMEGGSLCAMGGMTPYPVRSALRHYPQDFGIDSAQTVTPV
- a CDS encoding LysR substrate-binding domain-containing protein; translated protein: MNLLTSMRYLVALNEHRHFARAAQACHITQPALSNALKALEDEFGAVIVRRGRVFGGLTPEGEQVLATALSMLRAEEALRQDLSAAAGQLKGQLRMAAVPTAIPMLTRFAALLRVQHPGITPMVLSMSSLEIETGLEDLTLDLALGYSERLESGSRTARSARITVWPQYQEHYFLLSPAAEEQSQKPVKWAQAARLPLCLLTPDMHNRLIVDQSFMAAGCEVSAAMETNSVLSLMLAVTEGGLHSVLPGALVATLPESARISVRPLIAPKVQTAIAFLTPSQEQATRAQQAAQVLMQSQAWRQQCASFAGAVR
- the fdhF gene encoding formate dehydrogenase subunit alpha, with product MLEHLKNTDFGTPVSLSEELVTLHIDGREVTVPKGTSLMRAAVDGGIKVPKLCATDSLEPFGSCRLCLVQIEGRKGFPASCTTPAEAGMKVRTQSPQLQELRKGVMELYISDHPLDCLTCSSNGDCELQDMAGVVGLREVRYGMDGANHFKGEDRAEVDTSNPYFNYDPSKCIVCNRCVRACEETQGTFALTISGRGFESRITAGQGDGFMASDCVSCGACVQACPTATLQEKTVVELGQSEHSEITTCAYCGVGCGFKAEMKGEQVVRMVPWKDGKANEGHACVKGRFAWGYATHKDRITQPMIRAKITDPWREVSWEEAIAHAASEFRRIQAKHGRDSIGGITSSRCTNEETYLVQKLIRAAFGNNNVDTCARVCHSPTGYGLGQTYGTSAGTQTFKSVEHSDVIMVIGANPTAAHPVFGSRMKKRLRGDARRAGAGLIVIDPREIELVSSPHVKADYHLQLRPGTNVAMITALAHVIVTEGWLADAYIDERCDAKSFAQWKEFVARPENSPEATADITGVAPELVRGAARLYALGSADHPQGRQVNSAIYYGLGVTEHAQGSTMVMGIANLAMATGNVGREGVGVNPLRGQNNVQGSCDMGSFPHELPGYRHISDSITRAEFEGAWGVKLSPEPGLRIPNMFEAALEGSFMGLYCEGEDIVQSDPNTQHVTAALSAMECVVVQDIFLNETAKYAHVFLPGSSFMEKDGTFTNAERRISRVTQLMQPLAGYADWEVTQLLSNALGYPMNYGHPREIMAEIAALTPTFAGVSYEKIERLGSVQWPCNEGTEEAGTAIMHKEKFVRGKGRFIITQYVATDEKVTQRFPLLLTTGRILSQYNVGAQTRRTANNQWHGEDRLEIHPHDAQDRGIREGDWVGIESRSGQTVLRATVTERIQPGVVYTTFHFPESGANVITTDSSDWATNCPEYKVTAVQVTPVAQPSSWQTDYARFNDEQLGHLAAAQEAPMLAGGQ
- a CDS encoding patatin-like phospholipase family protein, with product MAAEQFSPTLPPRFTDIAQSNTVGPASNIAQTGLLLSGGGARAAYQVGVLEAIAEIRRHCGLKHGPNPFPILAGTSAGAINVAALACRCDQFDQAVHLMARIWRNMHTEQIYRADSLSMLRSGTRWLTLLSLGWAMARWRRLHPRSLLDNRPLAELLRSELMPFERLPDLIASGHLQALAITASSYSSGQHITFFQNHQILSPWVRDQRRAIQTPLTHEHLLASAALPFIFPAIPLPLEGHIEYFGDGSMRQTAPLAPPIHMGATKLLVVGAGRRHEPPAARPLPDARYPSLAQVAGHALSSIFLDTLAVDIERAERINHTLSLISPAERIRSHLRPLELLTITPSERIDDIATRHIDRLPRSVRVLLGTLGVRVDDGEALRDGALASYLLFEQSYSRELMALGRKDTLARQEEIRRFMGWPDPVSHAHSESQGLEQMAGP